Genomic window (Meiothermus sp. CFH 77666):
CGATGAACGCCAAAGGCGAAAAGCGGGTGATCAAAACCTGGAGCCGTCGGAGCACCATCGTGCCCGAGATGATTGGCCACACCCTGGCGGTCTACAACGGCAAGCAACACGTGCCGGTCTATATCACCGAGCAGATGGTCGGGCATAAGTTGGGCGAATTCTCGCCCACCCGTACCTACAGGGGTCATAGCCGCGAGGCCAAGACCGCCGCCAAGAAGTAAAAGGGGGAGCGATGGAAGCCAATAAACGTCTCAAAAAAGGCGAGCGCAGCGATATTCGCAAAGACCTGCGCGATGTGCACCACCCCGGCGCGGCGGGCTTGCAGCGCTACGCCAGGATGTCGTTGCGCCAGCAAAGCGAGGCCCTCAAGGCCGAGACCCCCCATACCTACGCCCGGGCTACCGCCCGGTACGTGCGGATGTCGCCGCAAAAGGTGCGCCTGGTAGTAGACCTGATTCGGGGCAAGAAACTGGAGGAGGCCCGCGCCATCCTCAAGTACACCCCGCACCGTGCCTCGGAGATTGTGGCTAAGGTGCTCGAGTCGGCAGCTGCTAACGGCATGAACGATGACCGCAAGAATATGATCGAAGACCAGATCTTCGTCAAGGCAGCCTATGTGGACGAGGGCCCGGCCATCAAGCGGATGCTGCCAAGGGCCCGCGGCAGCGCTAACATGATCAAGAAGCGTACCAGCCATATCACCATCATCGTGGGGGAGAAAAATGGGTAATAAGATTAATCCCGTAGGCTTGCGCCTGGGCATTACCCGCGAGTTTGAGTCGCGCTGGTACGCAGGCAAGAAGTCTTATGCCAAGCTGGTTCAGGATGACCGCCTGATTCGCCAAACCATCGAGGACGAGCTGCGTCCGGCGGGCCTGGCCCGTATAGATATTGAACGCGCCGCCGACAACATCGCCATCACCGTGTATGCGGCCAAGCCCGGCGTGGTGATTGGGCGGGGTGGCGAAACCATCAAGCGCCTGCGCGAAACCTTGCAAAACAAGTTTCCCGGCAAAACCGTCGCCCTGAACGTTCAGGAAGTGGGCAATCCCAACCTATCCGCTCCTCTGGTTGCCCAGCGTGTGGCCGAACAGATCGAACGCCGTTTTGCTGTGCGCCGCAGCATCAAACAGGCTGTGCAGCGAGTGCGCGAATCCGGCGCCCAGGGGGCCAAAATTGTGGTCTCGGGGCGCATTGGCGGCGCTGAGCAGGCCCGTGTGGAGTGGGCCGCTGAGGGCCGGGTGCCCCTGCATACCCTGCGGGCCAACATTGACTATGGCACGGCTCGCGCCGAGACCACCTACGGTTCGCTGGGGGTCAAGGCCTATGTCTTCATGGGTGAGGTGATTGGCGGTAAGAAGATTGTGCCGGGTGCTGCGCCCTCAGCACGTCCGGCGGCTCCCAAGCGTGACCGCGAGGACAGCAAGCCCCGTCGCCGCTCGGCGGTACGCAAGGCCGGGGCTGGCGCCAAGGAAGGTGAGTAAAGCATGTTGATGCCCAAACGCATGAAATACCGCAAGGCCCACCGGGGCCGGATGCGGGGTACCGCCAAAGGGGGCGACTATGTGGCCTTTGGCGAGTGGGGCCTGGTAGCCATGGAGCCTAACTGGGTTACCAGCCAGCAAATCGAAGCAGCCCGCGTGGCGATGGTGCGCCACTTCCGCCGTGGGGGCAAGATTTTCATTCGCATCTTCCCCGACAAGCCCTATACCAAGAAGCCCCTGGAAGTCCGGATGGGTAAGGGAAAGGGGAATGTGGAGGGTTATGTGGCGGTGGTGAAGCCGGGCCGGGTGATGTTTGAAGTCTCCGGCGTAACCGAAGAACAGGCCCGGGAAGCCCTTCGTCTGGCCGGGCACAAACTGCCCATGCAAACCAAGGTGGTGAGACGCGATGCCTACGACGAAGCCCAGTGAGCTGCGCAAGCTGCCGGTGTCGGAGCTGCAAAAGCGAATACAGGACACCAAGAAAGAACTGATGGAGCTGCGCTTTCAATCCAGCATTGGGCAGCTAGACAAAAACCATCGGGTAAGTCAAGCCAAGCGCGAGATTGCCCGCATGCTAACTGTGCTGAGCGAGAAAGCCAGGGGGGTTGAAGCGGGCGAGGCCGAAGCCAAGCCTGCCCCGGTCCAGAAGCCCCGCGCCAAGAAAGCCTGAGGAAAGGAGCTTACATGCCTAAAAAAGTTCTAACCGGCGTGGTGGTGAGCGACAAGGCGCAGAAGACCGTTACGGTACTGGTCGAGCGCCAGATGCAGCACCCGCTTTATGGCAAGGTCATCAAGCAATCCAAAAAGTACCTTGCCCACGACGAGAACGACCAGTACAAACTGGGCGATATTGTCGAGATCAGGGAAGCAACCCCCATCTCAAAAAAGAAGAAATTTGTAGTGGTGGGTCGCCTCGAGGAAGGTCGCATGGATCTGGTCGAGCGCTACCTGCTGCGCAAGGAGCGTGGTAAAGCGTGATTCAGCAAGAAACCGTGCTGGAAGTCGCCGACAACACCGGCGCGCGCAAAATCGCCTGTATCCGGGTGATGGGCGGTCACTACCGCAAGTACGCCAGTGTCGGCGATGTGATTGTGGCCTCGGTCAAGGAAGCCATCCCCCGGGGTATGGTCAAGGAAGGGGATGTGGTCAAAGCCGTGGTGGTGCGGACGGCCAAGGAAATCCGTCGTCAGGACGGTTCTTCCATTCGTTTCGACACCAATGCCGCCGTCATCATCAACCCCCAGAACGAGCCCCGTGGAACCCGTGTGTTTGGCCCGGTGGCCCGTGAGCTGCGGGAGCGCGGCTTCATGAAGATTGTTTCGCTAGCACCCGAGGTGCTCTGACCTGTAGATGGGGTGGCGGGTTCTTGCCGTAGGCAAGTTGTTTCCGATACACGGGAGGCTTTCGGGGTCTCCTGTCCCGCGCCCGGCTTGCGGGGTTAAACCGAATGGCTCCGCAAGCTCCCAGTGAAGGATGCTTTTCAGGGCGGTTTCTGGTACACTTTTCATTTGGTGTCTAGGACTTGGCTGTCTGGGCCCTGGAGCAAAATCGGAGGAATAATGTCCAAGGTACACGTCAAAAAAGGGGATACCGTAGTGGTTCTTTCCGGCAAGGAAGGACTGCGTGGTAAGACCGGCAAAGTCAAGGCCGTCATGCCCAAGGAGGGTATGGTGGTGGTAGAGGGGTTGAACCTGATTAAACGCGCGGTGCGCCCCAACCCCCGCAACCCCCAGGGGGGCTTTATCGAGAGTGAAGCGCCGATCCATGCTTCGAAAGTCATGCCGATCTGCCCGAGCTGCGAAAAGCCGACCCGTATCCGCAAGAGGGTGCTACCCGACGGTACCAAGGCACGTGTCTGCGCCAAGTGTGATGGCGTGCTGGATACCAAATAAGGGGGTTGTGAATGCCTTTAGAAGTTGCCCTCAAGAAACGCTATGCCGAAGAGATTCGTCCTGAGCTGATGAAGCGCTTTGGCTACACCAACATCATGGCAGTGCCCCGCCTGGTCAAAATCGTGGTGAACCAGGGGTTGGGTGAGGCTAAGGAAGATAGCCGCATCCTGGAGAAGGCGGGCAAAGAACTGGCCGTCATCACGGGTCAACAGCCCGCTATCACCCGCGCCAAGAAGTCCATCTCTAACTTCAAGCTGCGCCAGGGGATGCCCATCGGTCTGCGAGTCACGCTGCGCGGTGACCGGATGTGGATATTCGCCGAGAAGCTCATCCACATTGCGCTCCCCCGTATCCGCGACTTCCGCGGGGTTAATCCGGGTGCTTTTGATGGTCGCGGTAACTACAACTTGGGCCTGCGTGAGCAGGCTATCTTCCCTGAAATCACCTTTGATATGGTAGACACGGTGCGGGGGATGGATATTGCAGTAGTCACCACGGCCAAGACCGATGAGGAGGCCAAGGCCCTGCTGGAGCTTCTAGGGTTCCCGTTCCGGAAATAAGCGTGAGTCCTGTTGCGATTTGCTTTTAGAAAGGAGGTGAAACCATGGCTAAGAAATCCCAGGTCGAGAAGATGAAGCGCAAGCTGAAAACCATCGCCAAGTATGCGGCCAAGCGGGCGGCCCTCAAAGCAGCGGGCGATTACGCTGCCCTGGCCGAGCTGCCCCGCGATGCCAGCCCGACCCGCCACAAGAACCGCTGCGCGGTGACGGGCCGTTCCAAGGCCTACTTGCGTTACTTTGGCATCTCGCGTCTGCAGTTCCGCGAAATGGCCCACAAAGGTCAGTTGCCGGGTGTCAAGAAAGCCAGCTGGTAAGGATGGTTTGGTAGGTCGGAGAGTTTTCACCGATACCGCCAGGCCCATCTCGAGGGTGCCTTCTGCGGATGTTCTGAGCTGATTGGTTGGCTAGATTTGGCCAAGACCGGGCTCCGCAAACTTCCAGCACAAACAGAGCCACCCCAGAAGAAGGAGATTCTGTAATGCTCAGTGATCCAATTGCCGATATGCTGACCCGGATTCGCAACGGAGTCCAGGTCTACAAGGAGAGCGTGGATGTGCCTGCTTCCAAGTTCAAGCAGCAGATCGCCAGCATCCTTGTCAAGGAAGGTTTTCTCAAGGGGATGGAACAGATTGAGGTTGAGGGCAAGCCCTACCTCCGCCTGATCCTCAAGTATGGCCCCCGCCGCGAGAAGGTAATCCAGCACATCCAGCGGGTGAGCCGCCCGGGCCGCCGGGTATACGTGACCGCCGAGAATGTGCCCAATGTGCGTCGTGGGCTAGGGTTGGCGATTGTCTCGACCTCCAAAGGGCTGTTGCCCGACCGCGAAGCCCGCAAGCTCGGCGTGGGCGGCGAAGTAATCTGCGAGGTGTGGTAACCCCACCCCAATTTGAGCTATCCCCGAGAGTAGCGCTGGGACTTGAGTGACTCGGCCCACAGCGACAATAGCGCTCAAATCGGGGGCCATCAAGGAGAAATAGAACATGTCTCGAATTGGAAAACAACCCATCACCTTGCCCAAGGGTGTGACCGTGGAGGTCTCTAGTGGGCTGGTAAAGGTCAAGGGGGCCAAGGGTGAGCTGACCGTGCCGGTTCACCCCGACCTGATCGTCAAAAACGAAAATGGCGCCGTTACCGTAAGCCGGCCCTCGGATAGCCGTATGCACCGGAGCCTGCACGGTTTAACCCGCACCCTGATTGCCAATGCTGTGCAGGGGGTTTCGGCGGGTTACGTGAAGGAAATGGTAATTAGCGGTACGGGTTATCGTGCGGCCATGCAGGGAAAGAACCTCGAGCTCACCGTGGGGCATAGCCATAAAGACATTGTCGCCCCGCCTGCCGGCATCACCTTCGAGGTGCCCGAACCCACCAAAATCCGAGTTGTGGGCATTGATAAGCAACTGGTAGGACAGGTGGCTGCGAATGTGCGTTCGATTCGCCCCCCCGATGCCTACCACGCCAAGGGCATTCGTTACGCCGACGAGGTAATCAAGACCAAGCCTGGCAAGACTGCGGGCAAATAGACCCATCCCGCCACTCGTCTAGAGCGGGATATGGGTGTCATCAGGAAGGAGAATCTGTGGCTCGTTTGTCCACTGAAGACCGCCGCAAGTTCCGGGTACGCAACGCTGTCAAAGCCTCGGGCCGTCTGCGCCTCAGCGTTCACCGCAGCTTGAAGCACATCTACGCACAAATCATTGACGACAGTAAAGGGGAGACCCTGGCCGCCGCCTCGAGCAAATCCCTCAAGCTTTCGGGCAACAAGACCGAGGTCGCCCGGAAAGTGGGCGTTGCCATCGCCGAAGCAGCCAAGGCCAAGGGGATTGCTCAGGTGGTTTTTGACCGGGGTCCGTTCAAGTACCATGGGCGCGTCAAGGCGCTGGCCGAAGGTGCGCGCGAAGGGGGACTGGAGTTCTAGCTGATAGCCTATAGCTAAGCGGCTATTTGCTATCAGCGTTAGCCTCCAAAGGAGCTAACATGCCTGAAACCGATTTTGAAGAAAAGATGATTTTTGTGCGCCGTACCTCCAAAACCTACCAGGGGGGTCGTCGCTTCCGCTTTGGGGCTTTGGTGGCGGTTGGAGACCGGCAAGGCCGGGTTGGCCTGGGCCTGGGTAAGGCCAAAGAAGTCCCGATGGCGGTGCAAAAAGCCAACAACTATGCCAAACGCGATATGGTCGAGGTGCCCTTGCACAACGGCACCATTCCCCACGAAATCAGCGTGACCTGGGGGTCTTCGACCATTCTGCTGCGCCCTGCAGCGCCGGGTACGGGCGTAATCGCAGGCCAGGTGCCCCGCGCCATCCTCGAGCTGGCCGGCATTACCGACATCCTGACCAAGGAGCTGGGCTCCCGCAATGCGGTCAACATTGCCTATGCCACCATGGAAGCCCTGCGCCAGCTCCAGACCTGGGACGATGTTAAGCGTCTTCGCAAAGCCCCGGCCAAGCCGGAGGAGGTGGTCTGATGGCTACCGTCAAGGTTCGGCTGGTCAAAAGCCCCATCGGCTATCCAAAAGACCAGAAAGCCGCCCTCAAGGTACTGGGTCTGACCAAGATGAACCGCGTACGTGAAGTGCAGGATAACCCCGCCATGCGCGGTCAGATTCGCAAGGTGGCCCATCTGGTGGAGGTGCTGGAATGAAGCTTACCGATATTCGCCCCAACGAGGGGGCTAACAAAAGCCGTAAGCGCGTGGGTCGGGGCCCTGGCTCGGGCAAAGGTAAAACCGCCGGGCGTGGCCACAAAGGTCAGAAATCCCGTTCGGGCGGCCTCAAAAACCCGGCCCGCTTTGAAGGTGGCCGCTCCACCTTGCTGATGCGCCTGCCCAAACGCGGCATGAAAGGCGACTCCCACGGCGAACTCAAGCGGGTGGAATACCAGGTGGTCAACCTTGGCGCCATCGCCAAGCACTTCACTTCCGGTGAAGTAAGCCCCGAAGCCCTGGCAAAGGCGGGCCTGGTGCGCCCTGGCTATCCCGTTAAGGTGCTCGCTCAGGGAGATGCCAGCGGTGTCAAGGTGCATGCCCACAAGTTCTCGCAAGCGGCGGTAGAAAAGCTCAAGGCTGCGGGTGGCGAAGCGGTTGTGCTCGAGGGGGCCTAAGATGCTCGCGGCCTTCCGCTCCGCCATCATCATCCCCGAGCTGCGTAAACGCATTTTGTTTACGCTTCTGGTGCTGGCGTTGTATCGGTTGGGTACCTTCATTCCCACCCCTGGGGTGGACATCAGCAAAATCCGCGAGTTCCTGGGTACGCAGGCGGGTAGCGCGCTGGGTCTCATCAACCTGTTCTCCGGTGGCAACTTCGAGCAGTTCTCGATTTTTGCCCTGGGCATCATGCCCTACATTACCGCCGCCATCATTATGCAGCTTCTGGTCACGGTTATTCCGGCCCTGGAAAAGCTGCAAAAAGAAGGGGAAGAAGGCCGTCGCATCATCACCCAGTACACCCGCTATGCCGGTATTGCCCTGGGGGCGGTACAGGGTTTGTTCCTGGCCACGGCCTTCCTGGGCTCCAACAATGGGGCTTTCTTGCTGCCCGGCTGGGAACCCGGCTTCTTCTTCTACTTTGTGGTGGTCATCACCCAGGTAGCCGGCATTGCCCTGTTGCTCTGGATGGCCGAGCGGATCACCGAGTACGGTATCGGCAATGGCACCAGTATGGTAATTTTTGCCGGCATCGTGGCTTCCTGGCTGCCACAACTGGGCCGCACCTTTGGCCTGGTGCGTACCGGCGAGGTGAACCTGATTGCCCTCCTGATCTTCCTGGCCTTTATCGTGCTGGCTTTTGCGGCGATGGCGGCAGTGCAGCAAGCCGAGCGGCGCATCCCGGTGCAGTACGCCCGCAAGCAGGTAGGCCGCAAGATGTTCGGTGGGCAGGCCACCTACATTCCCATCAAACTCAATGCGGCAGGGGTTATCCCCATTATCTTTGCAGCAGCCCTGCTCCAGCTCCCCCTCTTTATCACCGGGGTATTTCCAGATTCGCCGGTAGCTCAGGGGGTGGCCAACTTCTTCACTCCCAATCGCTTCCCGGGTCTCCTGATCGAAGTGCTCCTCATCATCGGCTTTACCTACGTGTACACCGCCGTGCAGTTCGACCCGCGCCGCATTTCGGAGAACCTGCGTGAGTATGGGGGTTTTATCCCAGGTATTCGCCCTGGCGACCCCACCGTGAAGTTCCTGGAGCACATTGTTTCCCGCCTGACGTTGTGGGGGGCCATCTTCCTGGGCATTGTGGCAGCCCTGCCCACCATCATGCAGAACGTGACGGGCGTGACTACCCTGGCTTTTCACTTCTCGGGCATCAGCCTCTTGATTGTGGTGGGGGTTGCGCTGGACACCTTGCGCCAGATAGAGGCTCAGTTGCAGATGCGCAACTACGAGGGCTTTTTGTCCAAGGGCCGCTTGCGCGGGCGCACGCGCTGAGGTACTGGGTGGGTGAGCGGTGCTTCCGAGGCCACAGGGTAGTGTGCGGCGTCAAGGATCTGGGATAAAAGGGCCGAAGGTTTTGGCCAGCAGCTATTACGGCCCGATCGGACTGAACTTGTAACCAACCCCAAAAGTAGCGGGAACCAAGATAAGGAGACGATTGAGATATGGCAGAGGCGGTCATCTTCCTAGGCCCCCCTGGTGCGGGCAAAGGTACCCAGGCCAAGCGCCTGGCCTCCGAGATGGGGTTCAAGCAGCTTTCGACTGGCGATATCTTGCGCAGCCACGTGGCCCGCGGCACCGAGCTGGGCAGGCTGGCCAAGCCCATTATGGATGCTGGCAAGCTGGTTCCCGACGAGATTATTCTGGGGCTTATTGGAGCAGAACTGGCCGCCATGCCCGACCCCAGGGTCATCTTTGATGGTTTTCCCCGCACCCTGGCCCAGGCGGAAGCCCTGGACAAGCTTTTGCAAGAGCAGCGTATTCGCTTGCTGGGGGTTTTGCTGGTAACCG
Coding sequences:
- the rpsS gene encoding 30S ribosomal protein S19 yields the protein MPRSLKKGVFVESHLLEKVEAMNAKGEKRVIKTWSRRSTIVPEMIGHTLAVYNGKQHVPVYITEQMVGHKLGEFSPTRTYRGHSREAKTAAKK
- the rplV gene encoding 50S ribosomal protein L22 → MSLRQQSEALKAETPHTYARATARYVRMSPQKVRLVVDLIRGKKLEEARAILKYTPHRASEIVAKVLESAAANGMNDDRKNMIEDQIFVKAAYVDEGPAIKRMLPRARGSANMIKKRTSHITIIVGEKNG
- the rpsC gene encoding 30S ribosomal protein S3, whose translation is MGNKINPVGLRLGITREFESRWYAGKKSYAKLVQDDRLIRQTIEDELRPAGLARIDIERAADNIAITVYAAKPGVVIGRGGETIKRLRETLQNKFPGKTVALNVQEVGNPNLSAPLVAQRVAEQIERRFAVRRSIKQAVQRVRESGAQGAKIVVSGRIGGAEQARVEWAAEGRVPLHTLRANIDYGTARAETTYGSLGVKAYVFMGEVIGGKKIVPGAAPSARPAAPKRDREDSKPRRRSAVRKAGAGAKEGE
- the rplP gene encoding 50S ribosomal protein L16 — encoded protein: MLMPKRMKYRKAHRGRMRGTAKGGDYVAFGEWGLVAMEPNWVTSQQIEAARVAMVRHFRRGGKIFIRIFPDKPYTKKPLEVRMGKGKGNVEGYVAVVKPGRVMFEVSGVTEEQAREALRLAGHKLPMQTKVVRRDAYDEAQ
- the rpmC gene encoding 50S ribosomal protein L29 is translated as MPTTKPSELRKLPVSELQKRIQDTKKELMELRFQSSIGQLDKNHRVSQAKREIARMLTVLSEKARGVEAGEAEAKPAPVQKPRAKKA
- the rpsQ gene encoding 30S ribosomal protein S17, with amino-acid sequence MPKKVLTGVVVSDKAQKTVTVLVERQMQHPLYGKVIKQSKKYLAHDENDQYKLGDIVEIREATPISKKKKFVVVGRLEEGRMDLVERYLLRKERGKA
- the rplN gene encoding 50S ribosomal protein L14; its protein translation is MIQQETVLEVADNTGARKIACIRVMGGHYRKYASVGDVIVASVKEAIPRGMVKEGDVVKAVVVRTAKEIRRQDGSSIRFDTNAAVIINPQNEPRGTRVFGPVARELRERGFMKIVSLAPEVL
- the rplX gene encoding 50S ribosomal protein L24, with protein sequence MMSKVHVKKGDTVVVLSGKEGLRGKTGKVKAVMPKEGMVVVEGLNLIKRAVRPNPRNPQGGFIESEAPIHASKVMPICPSCEKPTRIRKRVLPDGTKARVCAKCDGVLDTK
- the rplE gene encoding 50S ribosomal protein L5, whose protein sequence is MPLEVALKKRYAEEIRPELMKRFGYTNIMAVPRLVKIVVNQGLGEAKEDSRILEKAGKELAVITGQQPAITRAKKSISNFKLRQGMPIGLRVTLRGDRMWIFAEKLIHIALPRIRDFRGVNPGAFDGRGNYNLGLREQAIFPEITFDMVDTVRGMDIAVVTTAKTDEEAKALLELLGFPFRK
- the rpsN gene encoding 30S ribosomal protein S14, translating into MAKKSQVEKMKRKLKTIAKYAAKRAALKAAGDYAALAELPRDASPTRHKNRCAVTGRSKAYLRYFGISRLQFREMAHKGQLPGVKKASW
- the rpsH gene encoding 30S ribosomal protein S8; protein product: MLSDPIADMLTRIRNGVQVYKESVDVPASKFKQQIASILVKEGFLKGMEQIEVEGKPYLRLILKYGPRREKVIQHIQRVSRPGRRVYVTAENVPNVRRGLGLAIVSTSKGLLPDREARKLGVGGEVICEVW
- the rplF gene encoding 50S ribosomal protein L6, which gives rise to MSRIGKQPITLPKGVTVEVSSGLVKVKGAKGELTVPVHPDLIVKNENGAVTVSRPSDSRMHRSLHGLTRTLIANAVQGVSAGYVKEMVISGTGYRAAMQGKNLELTVGHSHKDIVAPPAGITFEVPEPTKIRVVGIDKQLVGQVAANVRSIRPPDAYHAKGIRYADEVIKTKPGKTAGK
- the rplR gene encoding 50S ribosomal protein L18; translated protein: MARLSTEDRRKFRVRNAVKASGRLRLSVHRSLKHIYAQIIDDSKGETLAAASSKSLKLSGNKTEVARKVGVAIAEAAKAKGIAQVVFDRGPFKYHGRVKALAEGAREGGLEF
- the rpsE gene encoding 30S ribosomal protein S5 yields the protein MPETDFEEKMIFVRRTSKTYQGGRRFRFGALVAVGDRQGRVGLGLGKAKEVPMAVQKANNYAKRDMVEVPLHNGTIPHEISVTWGSSTILLRPAAPGTGVIAGQVPRAILELAGITDILTKELGSRNAVNIAYATMEALRQLQTWDDVKRLRKAPAKPEEVV
- the rpmD gene encoding 50S ribosomal protein L30, translating into MATVKVRLVKSPIGYPKDQKAALKVLGLTKMNRVREVQDNPAMRGQIRKVAHLVEVLE
- the rplO gene encoding 50S ribosomal protein L15, translated to MKLTDIRPNEGANKSRKRVGRGPGSGKGKTAGRGHKGQKSRSGGLKNPARFEGGRSTLLMRLPKRGMKGDSHGELKRVEYQVVNLGAIAKHFTSGEVSPEALAKAGLVRPGYPVKVLAQGDASGVKVHAHKFSQAAVEKLKAAGGEAVVLEGA
- the secY gene encoding preprotein translocase subunit SecY, translated to MLAAFRSAIIIPELRKRILFTLLVLALYRLGTFIPTPGVDISKIREFLGTQAGSALGLINLFSGGNFEQFSIFALGIMPYITAAIIMQLLVTVIPALEKLQKEGEEGRRIITQYTRYAGIALGAVQGLFLATAFLGSNNGAFLLPGWEPGFFFYFVVVITQVAGIALLLWMAERITEYGIGNGTSMVIFAGIVASWLPQLGRTFGLVRTGEVNLIALLIFLAFIVLAFAAMAAVQQAERRIPVQYARKQVGRKMFGGQATYIPIKLNAAGVIPIIFAAALLQLPLFITGVFPDSPVAQGVANFFTPNRFPGLLIEVLLIIGFTYVYTAVQFDPRRISENLREYGGFIPGIRPGDPTVKFLEHIVSRLTLWGAIFLGIVAALPTIMQNVTGVTTLAFHFSGISLLIVVGVALDTLRQIEAQLQMRNYEGFLSKGRLRGRTR
- a CDS encoding adenylate kinase translates to MAEAVIFLGPPGAGKGTQAKRLASEMGFKQLSTGDILRSHVARGTELGRLAKPIMDAGKLVPDEIILGLIGAELAAMPDPRVIFDGFPRTLAQAEALDKLLQEQRIRLLGVLLVTAPEDELVRRLLGRALEEGRSDDNEETIRARMLEYRQKTQPLVDYYQKTGSLKEINGLGRVEEVYRAIQEALGLPTV